A single Brevundimonas sp. M20 DNA region contains:
- a CDS encoding Crp/Fnr family transcriptional regulator, with translation MTILPARTFLMLQDPWFGAIPEARRTALLDAAVLVTRPDGARIYATGDPPNGLWGVVEGRVRLLDYPVAGAEVLVQSLGPGAWFGELSTLDGGPRPQDAVASGRTTLMHVSDAAYQRLAERLPALHHDLALLACAHQRAALAFIGQRVVQALPARVAAALLGAAQDVGLAPLAIRQAELALIVGVSRQTLNRTLKTFERGGVIRIHYARIEILDAEGLRRLVRTGGLDGASSA, from the coding sequence ATGACCATCCTTCCCGCCCGCACTTTCCTGATGCTTCAGGATCCCTGGTTCGGGGCGATCCCGGAGGCGCGCCGTACGGCCCTGCTGGACGCCGCCGTTCTCGTCACCCGGCCGGACGGCGCCCGGATCTACGCCACCGGAGATCCGCCGAACGGTCTCTGGGGCGTCGTGGAAGGCCGCGTCAGGCTCCTGGACTATCCGGTCGCGGGCGCTGAGGTCCTGGTGCAGAGCCTGGGGCCGGGAGCCTGGTTCGGCGAGCTGTCGACCCTGGACGGCGGTCCCAGGCCCCAGGACGCCGTCGCATCCGGGCGAACGACCCTGATGCACGTGTCCGACGCCGCCTACCAGCGGTTGGCCGAACGCCTTCCGGCCCTGCATCACGATCTGGCGCTGCTGGCCTGCGCGCACCAGCGCGCCGCCCTGGCCTTCATCGGACAGCGGGTGGTGCAGGCTCTGCCGGCCCGGGTCGCGGCCGCCCTGCTTGGCGCAGCACAGGACGTGGGTCTTGCGCCCCTCGCCATTCGCCAGGCGGAACTGGCCCTGATCGTGGGGGTAAGCCGGCAGACGCTGAATCGCACGCTGAAAACCTTCGAGCGAGGCGGCGTGATCCGGATTCACTACGCCCGCATCGAGATCCTGGACGCCGAAGGCCTCCGGCGCCTGGTCCGCACCGGCGGCCTGGATGGCGCGTCGTCCGCCTAG
- a CDS encoding tartrate dehydrogenase yields the protein MTPNRHYRIAVIPGDGIGKEVVPEGLRALEAAAARYGFTLDCDPFDFASCDYYLEHGQMMPGDWKARIGGHDAIFFGAVGWPETVPDHVSLWGSLIQFRREFDQYVNLRPVKLMPGVPSPLAGRKPGDIDFYVVRENTEGEYSSIGGRMFPDTDREIVLQETVMTRTGVDRILKYAFDLARRREKKHLTSATKSNGISITMPYWDERVEAMAPAYPEVRWDKYHIDILTAHFVQHPDWFDVVVASNLFGDILSDLGPACTGTIGIAPAGNINPERTFPSLFEPVHGSAPDIAGQGIANPVGQIWSAALMLDHLGERDAAAAIVAAIEQVLADPALRTRDLGGPLGTIDCGKAIAAAVR from the coding sequence ATGACGCCGAACCGTCACTACCGCATCGCCGTCATTCCGGGTGATGGCATCGGCAAGGAGGTCGTGCCGGAGGGTCTGCGCGCGCTTGAGGCTGCGGCCGCCCGCTACGGCTTCACCCTGGACTGCGACCCTTTCGACTTCGCCTCATGCGACTACTATCTGGAGCATGGTCAGATGATGCCGGGCGACTGGAAGGCACGGATCGGAGGTCATGACGCCATCTTCTTCGGCGCGGTCGGCTGGCCCGAGACCGTGCCGGACCACGTCAGCCTGTGGGGCTCGCTGATCCAGTTCCGGCGGGAGTTCGACCAGTATGTGAACCTGCGTCCGGTCAAGCTGATGCCGGGCGTGCCCAGCCCCCTGGCCGGCCGAAAGCCCGGCGACATCGACTTCTATGTCGTGCGCGAGAACACCGAGGGCGAATACTCCTCCATCGGCGGCCGGATGTTCCCCGACACGGACCGCGAGATCGTCCTGCAGGAGACGGTCATGACCCGCACGGGCGTCGACCGGATCCTGAAGTACGCCTTCGACCTGGCCCGGCGGCGCGAGAAGAAGCACCTGACCTCGGCCACCAAGTCCAACGGAATCTCCATCACCATGCCCTATTGGGACGAGCGGGTGGAGGCGATGGCCCCGGCCTATCCCGAAGTGCGCTGGGACAAATACCATATCGACATCCTGACGGCCCATTTCGTGCAACATCCGGACTGGTTCGACGTGGTCGTCGCCTCCAACCTGTTCGGCGACATCCTGTCGGATCTGGGTCCCGCCTGCACCGGCACGATCGGCATCGCGCCGGCGGGCAACATCAATCCGGAGCGGACCTTCCCCTCCCTGTTCGAGCCCGTCCACGGTTCGGCGCCGGACATCGCCGGCCAGGGGATCGCCAATCCGGTCGGCCAGATCTGGTCGGCCGCCCTGATGCTGGACCATCTGGGCGAGCGGGACGCCGCCGCCGCCATCGTCGCCGCGATCGAACAGGTCCTGGCCGACCCCGCCTTGCGGACCCGCGACCTCGGGGGGCCGCTCGGTACGATCGACTGCGGCAAGGCCATCGCGGCCGCGGTCCGCTAG
- a CDS encoding phosphoglycerate dehydrogenase → MSSSSRRVVVTQRFFDAETRAWLEQHGCEVVIADLPPGKGDGDLTPAELEGLLAGAAGWIVGHARVTRDLLTALPRLQVISRRGVGYERVDTDAVRDLGRVACIAAGGNDASVADHVVAMMLALGRRFRESQDRMLGGDWSILMGSDLYRKTVGIVGLGRIGRSVAQRLQGFEAEILVNTPAFDVEDLGGRLTPVGLDDLLARSDYVTLHAPLTAETRFLIDAAALTRMKPTAFLINAARGGLVDDLALLEALSSGAIAGAGLDTFMSESDPGYRPTTEALLALPNVVATPHAAASSREGLDRTNRVAAMNVVAVLDGGSPPAACVVADGRAVAPA, encoded by the coding sequence ATGTCGTCCTCAAGCCGCCGGGTCGTCGTCACCCAACGCTTCTTCGACGCCGAGACACGCGCCTGGCTGGAGCAGCACGGCTGCGAGGTCGTCATCGCCGATCTACCGCCCGGAAAGGGCGACGGCGACCTCACCCCCGCCGAGCTTGAAGGCCTGCTGGCCGGAGCGGCGGGCTGGATCGTCGGCCACGCCCGCGTGACCCGCGACCTGCTGACCGCCCTGCCCCGGCTCCAGGTGATCTCCAGGCGGGGCGTCGGCTATGAGCGGGTCGATACCGACGCCGTGCGCGACCTTGGCCGCGTCGCCTGCATCGCCGCAGGCGGCAATGACGCCTCCGTGGCCGATCATGTCGTCGCGATGATGCTGGCGCTGGGCCGCCGGTTTCGGGAAAGCCAGGACCGGATGCTGGGCGGCGACTGGTCGATCCTGATGGGCTCCGATCTCTACCGCAAGACCGTGGGCATCGTCGGCCTCGGCCGGATCGGCCGCAGCGTGGCGCAACGCCTTCAGGGGTTCGAGGCCGAGATCCTCGTTAACACCCCCGCCTTCGACGTGGAGGACCTTGGCGGCCGCCTCACGCCCGTCGGCCTCGACGATCTGCTTGCCCGATCCGACTATGTCACCCTGCACGCGCCCCTGACCGCAGAGACCCGGTTCCTGATCGACGCCGCCGCCCTGACCCGGATGAAGCCCACGGCCTTCCTCATCAACGCCGCCCGGGGCGGTCTGGTCGACGACCTGGCCCTGCTCGAGGCGCTGAGCTCGGGCGCGATCGCGGGCGCGGGACTGGACACCTTCATGAGCGAGAGCGATCCGGGCTATCGACCGACCACCGAGGCCCTGCTGGCGCTGCCGAACGTCGTCGCCACGCCGCATGCCGCGGCCTCCTCCCGCGAGGGCCTGGATCGGACCAACAGGGTGGCGGCGATGAACGTAGTCGCCGTCCTGGACGGCGGCAGCCCGCCCGCCGCCTGCGTGGTCGCCGACGGACGGGCCGTGGCTCCGGCGTGA
- a CDS encoding glycerate kinase, producing MTTSAPTAGRPPEGLLRHLFDVAVAAAMPRFVLPSRLPDPPVGRTVVIGAGKAAAEMAGALEAHWTGRLSGLVIVPYGPHPSPGRITVLKAGHPVADAAGVSATKALMAELQDLTAEDLVVCLLSGGGSALLCAPAPGVTLQDKQAVTRTLLRSGATISEINTVRKHLSAVKGGRLADLARPARLVTLAISDVPGDDPSVLASGPTLPDPTTREAALAILARHAPDAPQGVLDWLGDPRSETSWPNPDHLPDLRVIATADQALSAAAVVARVQGYEPLVLGGAIEGSAEAVAADHAALVRRVLAGEGPVRPPCVILSGGETTVTVRGGGRGGRNTQFLLALALALQGVPGVHALAADTDGIDGSEDNAGAVIAPDTLRRAQALGLDARNALTSTDAWSVFDSLDNLVVTGPTGTNVNDFRAILIEGPPAPSKEPT from the coding sequence GTGACGACCTCCGCCCCGACCGCAGGGCGGCCGCCTGAAGGGCTGCTCAGACATCTGTTCGATGTCGCCGTCGCCGCCGCCATGCCGCGCTTCGTTCTGCCGTCCCGTCTTCCTGATCCGCCCGTCGGCCGCACGGTCGTCATCGGGGCCGGGAAGGCGGCGGCGGAAATGGCCGGTGCGCTCGAGGCCCATTGGACCGGACGGCTATCGGGGCTCGTCATTGTCCCGTACGGCCCTCACCCCTCCCCGGGACGCATCACCGTCCTGAAAGCCGGCCATCCCGTCGCCGACGCCGCCGGGGTCTCCGCGACCAAGGCCTTGATGGCGGAACTGCAGGATCTGACGGCCGAGGACCTCGTGGTCTGTCTGCTTTCCGGCGGAGGCTCGGCGCTCCTCTGCGCACCGGCGCCCGGCGTCACCCTTCAGGACAAGCAGGCGGTGACGCGGACCCTCCTGCGCAGCGGGGCAACGATCTCGGAGATCAACACGGTCCGCAAACACCTCTCAGCGGTCAAGGGCGGAAGGCTGGCCGATCTGGCCCGCCCCGCCCGCCTGGTGACCCTGGCCATCTCCGATGTTCCCGGTGACGATCCGTCCGTGCTGGCGTCGGGCCCCACCCTGCCCGATCCGACAACCCGGGAGGCCGCGCTGGCGATCCTGGCCCGCCATGCGCCTGACGCGCCTCAGGGCGTCCTCGACTGGTTGGGGGACCCTCGCTCGGAGACGTCCTGGCCGAACCCGGATCATCTCCCTGATCTGCGGGTGATCGCGACCGCGGACCAGGCCTTGAGCGCTGCCGCCGTGGTCGCCCGGGTCCAGGGCTATGAACCCTTGGTGCTGGGCGGCGCGATCGAAGGCTCGGCCGAGGCCGTCGCGGCCGACCACGCCGCCCTGGTCAGACGCGTCCTCGCCGGCGAAGGGCCTGTCCGGCCGCCCTGTGTGATCCTCTCCGGCGGCGAGACCACGGTTACGGTGCGCGGCGGCGGCCGCGGCGGGCGCAACACCCAGTTTCTTCTGGCGCTAGCCCTCGCCCTTCAGGGCGTTCCTGGCGTTCATGCCCTGGCGGCCGACACCGATGGTATCGATGGGTCCGAAGACAACGCCGGGGCCGTGATCGCGCCGGACACCCTGCGCCGGGCCCAGGCGCTGGGTCTGGACGCGCGCAACGCCCTGACCTCGACCGACGCCTGGAGCGTCTTCGACAGCCTCGACAACCTGGTCGTCACAGGGCCGACCGGGACCAACGTCAATGATTTCCGGGCGATCCTGATCGAGGGACCGCCCGCCCCGTCCAAGGAGCCGACATGA
- a CDS encoding DUF4387 domain-containing protein encodes MPTVNDVCHHVRSKNAGPYWVTFDLFFKDADGFAKYADSPALGPQLIERLFGADPALVKRFSVPSLKVVKISYARSSPQGGMVERDMHCGQQFVRLLDVELGAPVTA; translated from the coding sequence ATGCCGACCGTGAATGACGTCTGCCACCATGTGCGCTCCAAGAACGCCGGTCCCTACTGGGTGACCTTCGATCTCTTCTTCAAGGATGCGGACGGGTTCGCGAAATACGCCGACAGCCCGGCCTTGGGGCCGCAACTGATCGAACGCCTTTTCGGCGCGGACCCGGCGCTGGTGAAGCGATTCTCCGTGCCGAGCCTGAAAGTGGTCAAGATCTCCTATGCCCGCTCCTCCCCCCAGGGCGGAATGGTCGAGCGCGACATGCACTGCGGCCAGCAGTTCGTCCGGCTTCTGGACGTCGAACTCGGCGCGCCCGTCACCGCATAG